The Microcebus murinus isolate Inina chromosome 4, M.murinus_Inina_mat1.0, whole genome shotgun sequence genome has a segment encoding these proteins:
- the KLHL35 gene encoding kelch-like protein 35 yields MREALGLEESEPGCEAQCAGSCHAQRVLQTLNAYRRSGTLTDVVLRAGGRDFPCHRAALSAGSAYFRSLFAAGRPERGLAVVPVVPDAPGAGPAGAAAALAVVLDYVYGAGVRLRAEDEAAAVLALAERLGVAGLREACVRFLEGRLRAANSLALRRVAAAFSLTSLAERCGRVLRQAFAEVARHADFLELAPDEVAALLADPALGVAREEAVFEAAMRWVRHDAPARRGQLRRLLEHVRLPLLAPAYFLEKVEADELLQACGECRPLLLEARACFILGREAGALRARPRRFMDLAEVIVVIGGCDRKGLLKLPFADAYHPETQRWIPLPSLPGYMRSEFAACALRNDVYVSGGHINSRDVWMFSSHLHTWIKVASLHKGRWRHKMAVVQGQLFAVGGFDGLRRLRSVERYDPFSNTWAAAAPLPEAVSSAAVAPCAGRLYVIGGAGQDGVNTDKVQCFDPKEDRWNLQSPAPFSQRCLEAVSLEDKIYVVGGLMSKIFTYDPGTDVWGEAAVLPSPVESCGVTVCDGKIHIFGGRDDRGESTDRVFTFDPSSGQVEAQPSLQRCTSSHGCVTIVQSLGR; encoded by the exons ATGCGGGAAGCCCTCGGGCTGGAGGAGTCGGAGCCGGGCTGCGAGGCGCAGTGCGCGGGGTCCTGCCACGCGCAGCGCGTCCTGCAGACCCTCAACGCGTACCGGCGGAGCGGCACCCTCACCGACGTGGTGCTGCGCGCCGGCGGCCGCGACTTCCCGTGCCACCGCGCGGCCCTCAGCGCGGGCAGCGCCTACTTCCGCAGCCTGTTCGCGGCCGGGCGGCCGGAGCGCGGCCTGGCCGTCGTGCCGGTGGTGCCCGACGCGCCGGGCGCGGGGCcggccggggcggcggcggcgctggccGTGGTGCTCGACTACGTGTACGGCGCGGGCGTGCGGCTGCGCGCCGAGGACGAGGCGGCCGCCGTGCTGGCGCTGGCCGAGCGGCTGGGCGTGGCGGGCCTGCGCGAGGCCTGCGTGCGCTTCCTTGAGGGCCGCCTGCGCGCCGCCAACAGCCTGGCGCTGCGCCGCGTGGCGGCCGCCTTCTCGCTCACCTCGCTGGCCGAGCGCTGCGGCCGCGTCCTGCGCCAGGCCTTCGCGGAGGTGGCGCGCCACGCCGACTTCCTGGAGCTGGCGCCCGACGAGGTGGCGGCGCTGCTGGCCGACCCCGCGCTGGGCGTGGCGCGCGAGGAGGCCGTGTTCGAGGCGGCCATGCGCTGGGTGCGCCACGACGCGCCGGCCCGCCGCGGGCAGCTGCGGCGCCTGCTGGAGCACGTGCGCCTGCCGCTGCTGGCGCCCGCCTACTTCCTGGAGAAGGTGGAGGCCGACGAGCTGCTGCAAGCCTGCGGAGAGTGCCGCCCGCTGCTGCTCGAGGCCCGCGCCTGCTTCATCCTGGGCCGCGAGGCTGGCGCGCTGCGGGCCCGGCCGCGGAG ATTCATGGACCTAGCTGAAGTGATCGTGGTCATTGGCGGTTGCGACCGCAAGGGTCTCCTGAAGCTGCCCTTCGCGGATGCCTACCACCCAGAGACCCAGCGCTGGATCCCGTTGCCCAGCCTGCCGGGCTACATGCGCTCAGAGTTCGCCGCCTGTGCTCTCCGCAACGACGTCTACGTCTCTG GAGGCCACATCAACAGCCGTGATGTGTGGATGTTTAGCTCCCACCTGCACACCTGGATCAAGGTAGCCTCGCTGCACAAGGGCAGGTGGAGGCACAAGATGGCAGTCGTGCAGGGACAG CTGTTCGCGGTGGGCGGCTTCGACGGCCTGCGGCGCCTGCGCAGCGTGGAGCGCTACGACCCCTTCTCAAACACCTGGGCGGCCGCCGCGCCCCTCCCGGAGGCCGTGAGCTCTGCGGCGGTGGCGCCCTGTGCCGGCCGGCTCTACGTGATCGGGGGCGCCGGGCAGGACGGTGTCAACACCGACAAG GTGCAGTGCTTTGACCCCAAGGAGGACCGGTGGAACCTGCAGTCACCAGCACCCTTCTCACAGCGGTGTCTCGAGGCTGTCTCCCTCGAGGACAAAATCTATGTGGTGGGGGGCCTCATGAGCAAAATCTTCACCTACGATCCTGGCACAGATGTCTGGGGGGAGGCAGCTGTCCTCCCCAGTCCTGTG GAGAGTTGTGGCGTGACTGTGTGTGACGGGAAGATCCACATCTTCGGCGGGCGGGATGATCGCGGGGAAAGCACAGATAGGGTCTTCACTTTTGATCCCAGCAGTGGGCAGGTGGAGGCCCAGCCATCCCTGCAGCGCTGTACCAGCTCCCATGGCTGCGTCACCATTGTCCAGAGCCTGGGCAGGTGA